A section of the Streptomyces sp. CG1 genome encodes:
- a CDS encoding carbohydrate ABC transporter permease, with product MTTTITAKWRTGLLYAGVVAVVAYCLAPFYWMLVSSLRRTSDIFDTSLFPAPVSFENYRAVFDPAQGFTRALLNSLVVAGITTALALLLATFTAYAMARLEFRYKRLILTLIIATSMFPVVSIVVPLLKLFTDIGWINTYQAMIVPSMSFALPLAVWNLTTFFRQMPDELEHAAMVDGCTRGQAFRKVIIPLAAPGIVTTAIITFIAAWNEFLIALSMTNKPGMQTAPVAISKFTGATTYETPFGSQMAAGVLVTIPLVVMVLLFQRRIVAGLTAGAAK from the coding sequence ATGACGACCACCATCACGGCGAAGTGGCGCACCGGACTGCTGTACGCGGGCGTCGTCGCGGTCGTGGCCTACTGCCTGGCCCCGTTCTACTGGATGCTGGTCTCCAGCCTCCGCCGCACCTCGGACATCTTCGACACCTCGCTGTTTCCCGCCCCGGTGTCGTTCGAGAACTACCGGGCGGTGTTCGACCCCGCACAGGGCTTCACGCGCGCGCTGCTCAACAGCCTGGTCGTCGCCGGCATCACGACCGCGCTGGCGCTGCTGCTGGCCACGTTCACCGCCTACGCCATGGCCCGGCTGGAGTTCCGCTACAAGCGACTGATCCTGACCCTGATCATCGCGACCTCGATGTTCCCGGTGGTCTCGATCGTCGTCCCGCTGCTGAAGCTGTTCACCGACATCGGCTGGATCAACACCTACCAAGCCATGATCGTGCCGAGCATGTCCTTCGCACTGCCGCTGGCCGTGTGGAACCTGACCACGTTCTTCCGGCAGATGCCGGACGAACTGGAGCACGCCGCCATGGTCGACGGCTGCACCCGCGGCCAGGCTTTCCGCAAGGTCATCATCCCGCTCGCCGCGCCCGGCATCGTCACCACCGCGATCATCACCTTCATCGCCGCCTGGAACGAGTTCCTCATCGCTCTGTCGATGACCAACAAGCCCGGCATGCAGACCGCACCGGTCGCCATTTCGAAGTTCACCGGCGCCACGACGTACGAGACCCCGTTCGGCAGCCAGATGGCCGCCGGCGTCCTGGTCACGATTCCGCTGGTGGTCATGGTGCTGCTCTTCCAGCGCCGCATCGTCGCCGGGCTCACCGCCGGCGCGGCGAAGTAG
- a CDS encoding carbohydrate ABC transporter permease — protein sequence MAKTEIPPEAVIDDDRTRPRSTPVKRARRARRQSGATAGSGRMAALLVSPTLLVLSIVVLYPTLMALNESLYGPKGLDPKTGFISPTEPFVGLKNYADIFGAAADRFWNAFWNTTFFAVVTVGLETVIGVAMALIMHKAFRGRALVRAGILVPWAVPTAISGLLWRWIFNSDGIANALIGHQVLWTTEGFHAKVAVIVAEVWKTAPFIGLLVLAGLQVIPKEVYEAARIDGSGALRQFWHITLPLVKPALLVAMLFRCMDALRMFDLPYILIGAQKNSVETLSMLAQNEASNVRFGPASAYAVLLFLYVFLVALAFVRLLGADLVGDGDGRPKNGRRWRMPLARRTEVTA from the coding sequence ATGGCCAAGACCGAGATCCCGCCCGAGGCCGTCATCGACGACGACCGCACCCGGCCTCGCTCAACGCCGGTGAAACGCGCGCGGCGCGCCCGGCGGCAGTCCGGGGCGACCGCCGGTTCGGGGCGGATGGCGGCGCTGCTGGTGTCCCCGACGCTGCTGGTGCTGTCGATCGTCGTGCTCTACCCGACGCTCATGGCGCTGAACGAGTCCCTGTACGGGCCGAAGGGGCTGGACCCGAAGACCGGATTCATCAGCCCCACCGAGCCGTTCGTCGGGTTGAAGAACTACGCCGACATCTTCGGCGCGGCCGCAGACCGGTTCTGGAACGCCTTCTGGAACACCACCTTCTTCGCCGTCGTCACGGTCGGACTGGAGACGGTGATCGGTGTGGCCATGGCCTTGATCATGCACAAGGCGTTCCGTGGCCGCGCCCTGGTACGGGCCGGCATTCTCGTGCCCTGGGCGGTGCCCACGGCCATCTCCGGCCTGCTGTGGCGGTGGATCTTCAACAGCGACGGCATCGCCAACGCCCTGATCGGCCACCAGGTCCTGTGGACCACCGAGGGATTCCACGCCAAGGTCGCCGTCATCGTCGCTGAGGTGTGGAAGACCGCCCCCTTCATCGGGCTGCTGGTCCTCGCCGGCCTCCAGGTGATCCCTAAGGAGGTCTACGAGGCCGCCCGTATCGACGGATCCGGCGCCCTGCGGCAGTTCTGGCACATCACCCTGCCGCTGGTGAAGCCCGCGCTGCTGGTGGCGATGCTGTTCCGCTGCATGGACGCGCTGCGCATGTTCGACCTGCCGTACATCCTCATCGGCGCCCAGAAGAACTCGGTGGAAACCCTGTCCATGCTCGCGCAGAACGAGGCGTCCAACGTCCGCTTCGGACCGGCCTCCGCCTACGCGGTACTCCTCTTCCTCTACGTCTTCCTCGTCGCCCTGGCCTTCGTACGGCTGCTCGGCGCGGATCTCGTCGGAGACGGCGACGGACGCCCGAAGAACGGCAGGCGCTGGAGGATGCCCCTCGCGCGCCGTACGGAGGTGACCGCATGA
- a CDS encoding sigma factor-like helix-turn-helix DNA-binding protein yields the protein MSDGRPQRHPRPGVDVTREPARLPERHRRVLVELYLKDRTATEVATLIAVTVGTVKSRSHYHYATCTLRPVLERYGLPPQCA from the coding sequence GTGTCCGATGGCCGTCCCCAGCGCCACCCTCGACCGGGAGTCGATGTCACGAGGGAGCCGGCCCGGCTGCCGGAGCGCCACAGGCGGGTGCTGGTCGAGCTGTACCTCAAGGACCGCACGGCCACCGAGGTCGCGACGCTCATCGCGGTGACCGTGGGCACGGTGAAATCCCGCAGTCACTACCACTACGCGACATGCACGCTCCGGCCGGTCCTAGAACGGTACGGACTCCCGCCCCAGTGCGCCTGA
- a CDS encoding glycoside hydrolase family 13 protein yields the protein MSPTAAPWWRSAVIYQVYIRSFADGNGDGVGDIAGIRSRLPYLKSLGVDAIWINPWYKSPMADHGYDVADFREIDPLFGTVAQAEQLIEEAHEHGIRVIPDIVPNHTSDQHAWFRAALAAGPGSAERERYVFRPGRGPGGAEPPNNWVSCFGGPAWTRLPDGDWYLHLFAPEQPDLNWEHPEVRAEFESVLRFWFSRGVDGFRIDVAHGLIKHPELPDLPTRAQEEDGPRQHVDHPHWDRDEVHGVFRAWRTVADEFPGDRSFVAEAWADTPERLAAYVRSDGLHTAFNFDFLMTDWDPKALRAVIDDTLAMLGSVGAPATWVMSNHDVVRHPSRYGRKAARKWLANEPYRPDGPANLELGTRRARAAALLMLALPGGAYIYQGEELGLPEVEDLPESVLQDPIWERSGRTERGRDGCRVPIPWSGHASPYGFSPEGTEAAPWLPQPADWAERSVTAQTGDVSSMLELYRSALRVRREQPALGDGTLTWLDAPTGVLAFRREPGFVCVVNLSAEPYPLPERTSILLTSEPVEDGHLAPDQAAWLAV from the coding sequence GTGTCCCCCACCGCCGCACCCTGGTGGCGCAGCGCCGTCATCTACCAGGTCTACATCCGCAGCTTCGCCGACGGTAACGGCGACGGCGTCGGCGACATCGCCGGCATCCGCTCCCGACTGCCGTACCTCAAGTCACTTGGCGTGGACGCCATCTGGATCAACCCCTGGTACAAGTCCCCGATGGCGGACCACGGTTACGACGTGGCCGACTTCCGCGAGATCGACCCGCTCTTCGGCACCGTCGCCCAGGCGGAGCAGCTCATCGAGGAGGCACACGAGCACGGGATCCGCGTCATCCCCGACATCGTGCCCAACCACACCTCCGACCAGCACGCCTGGTTCCGGGCGGCACTCGCGGCCGGGCCGGGCAGCGCGGAGCGCGAGCGCTACGTCTTCCGCCCCGGCCGCGGCCCCGGCGGCGCCGAGCCCCCCAACAACTGGGTCTCCTGCTTCGGCGGCCCCGCCTGGACGCGTCTGCCCGATGGTGACTGGTACCTCCACCTGTTCGCCCCCGAGCAGCCGGACCTCAACTGGGAACACCCCGAGGTGAGGGCCGAGTTCGAGTCGGTCCTGCGGTTCTGGTTCAGCCGGGGCGTGGACGGGTTCCGCATCGACGTCGCGCACGGGTTGATCAAGCACCCGGAACTGCCCGACCTGCCGACCCGTGCCCAGGAAGAGGACGGCCCCCGGCAGCACGTCGACCACCCCCACTGGGACCGCGACGAGGTCCACGGCGTCTTCCGCGCCTGGCGCACGGTGGCCGACGAGTTCCCCGGCGACCGCTCCTTCGTCGCCGAGGCATGGGCGGACACTCCCGAGCGGCTCGCGGCCTACGTCCGCTCCGACGGCCTGCACACCGCCTTCAACTTCGATTTCCTCATGACCGACTGGGATCCGAAGGCACTGCGCGCGGTCATCGACGACACGCTGGCGATGCTCGGCTCGGTCGGTGCCCCGGCCACCTGGGTCATGTCCAACCACGACGTCGTACGCCACCCCAGCCGCTACGGCCGTAAGGCCGCGAGGAAATGGCTGGCCAACGAGCCCTACCGGCCCGACGGCCCGGCGAACCTGGAACTGGGCACGCGCCGCGCACGCGCCGCCGCCCTGCTCATGCTCGCCCTGCCCGGCGGCGCCTACATCTACCAGGGCGAGGAACTCGGCCTGCCCGAGGTCGAAGACCTGCCCGAGTCCGTGCTCCAGGACCCCATCTGGGAACGCTCCGGCCGCACCGAGCGCGGTCGCGACGGCTGCCGGGTCCCCATTCCCTGGTCCGGGCACGCTTCACCGTACGGCTTCAGCCCGGAGGGCACAGAGGCCGCACCCTGGCTGCCCCAGCCCGCCGACTGGGCCGAGCGGAGCGTGACGGCACAGACCGGGGACGTGTCGTCGATGCTGGAGCTCTACCGCAGCGCCCTGCGCGTCCGCCGCGAGCAGCCCGCACTCGGTGACGGCACCCTCACCTGGCTCGACGCCCCCACCGGAGTCCTCGCCTTCCGCCGCGAACCCGGCTTCGTCTGCGTGGTCAACCTCTCGGCCGAGCCGTACCCACTGCCCGAGCGCACCTCGATCCTGCTGACCAGCGAACCCGTCGAGGACGGCCACCTGGCCCCGGACCAGGCGGCCTGGCTCGCGGTGTAA
- a CDS encoding MFS transporter, which yields MKPPASDESGADRPARMGPWRFVVWFGTVSLLADVVYEGARSITGPLLASLGASALVVGVVTGAGEAAALALRLVSGPLADRTRRFWGLAIAGYALTVVSVPLLGVVGVLWAACVLVVAERVGKAVRSPAKDTLLSHATAATGRGRGFAVHEALDQIGAIAGPLLVAGVLALTGNDYGPALGVLAAPGIAVLLLLFWLRARVPDPEAYERETRASPTAAPQAQDGRLPRSFWTYAAFTAVTTTGFATFGVLSYHLVARHLLAAAWVPVLYAAAMAVDAGAALATGWLYDRFGPRVLIALPVLTAGVVVLAFTDTVAIAVAGSLVWGAAMGIQESTLRATVADLVPSGRRATAYGLFAGVVGAASLAGGALIGGLYGYSIPVLITVVVGIQVLAVMLLAVMRVGRH from the coding sequence GTGAAGCCGCCGGCGTCCGACGAGAGCGGGGCGGACCGACCGGCGCGGATGGGGCCATGGCGGTTCGTGGTCTGGTTCGGCACGGTCAGCCTGCTCGCGGATGTCGTGTACGAGGGCGCCCGCTCGATCACCGGGCCCCTGCTCGCCTCGCTGGGCGCATCCGCCCTGGTCGTTGGCGTGGTCACCGGCGCCGGAGAGGCGGCGGCCCTCGCCTTGCGGCTGGTCTCCGGCCCGCTGGCGGACCGCACTCGCCGCTTCTGGGGTCTGGCGATCGCCGGGTACGCCCTGACGGTCGTCTCGGTGCCCCTGCTGGGCGTGGTCGGTGTGCTGTGGGCCGCATGTGTGCTGGTCGTCGCCGAACGCGTCGGCAAGGCGGTGCGCTCGCCCGCGAAGGACACCCTGCTCTCGCACGCCACCGCCGCGACCGGGCGGGGACGCGGCTTCGCCGTCCACGAGGCGCTGGACCAGATCGGCGCCATCGCCGGCCCGCTGCTGGTGGCGGGCGTGCTCGCCCTCACCGGGAACGACTACGGCCCCGCGCTCGGCGTCCTCGCCGCCCCCGGCATCGCCGTACTGCTCCTGCTCTTCTGGCTGAGGGCACGAGTGCCGGACCCCGAAGCCTACGAACGCGAGACGCGAGCCTCACCGACTGCGGCACCACAGGCACAGGACGGGCGGCTGCCGAGGTCGTTCTGGACGTATGCCGCCTTCACGGCGGTCACCACGACCGGGTTCGCGACCTTCGGCGTCCTCTCCTACCACCTGGTCGCACGCCACCTGCTGGCCGCCGCCTGGGTCCCGGTGCTGTACGCGGCGGCGATGGCGGTGGACGCCGGTGCGGCGCTGGCCACGGGGTGGCTCTACGACCGCTTCGGCCCCCGTGTGCTGATCGCCCTGCCCGTGCTGACCGCGGGCGTGGTGGTGCTGGCGTTCACCGACACGGTCGCGATCGCCGTGGCCGGGTCGCTGGTGTGGGGCGCGGCCATGGGCATCCAGGAGTCCACTCTGCGCGCCACGGTCGCCGATCTGGTGCCCAGCGGGCGGCGGGCGACCGCGTACGGCCTGTTCGCCGGTGTGGTCGGTGCGGCGAGCCTGGCCGGCGGTGCGCTGATCGGCGGCCTGTACGGCTACTCGATCCCGGTCCTGATCACGGTGGTCGTCGGCATCCAAGTGCTGGCCGTGATGTTGTTGGCCGTCATGAGGGTCGGTCGACACTGA
- a CDS encoding DUF1062 domain-containing protein has product MPTCLPLVLRRCHTCASVHFRASGKFRVNANHKLIDAWLLALCTACGETAKLTVLERMNVRSVRPELLDRLHDNDAGLTAELLQDPVVRRRNRITLDWDNAWRLDTGGSDHLGREAIDVSVRFAARIPVRPVRLIAEGFGLSRAEVERLITEGNLVSAVRLSGKLSGDFTFTLKR; this is encoded by the coding sequence ATGCCGACCTGCCTGCCGCTCGTTCTCCGCCGCTGCCACACGTGCGCTTCCGTGCACTTCCGGGCAAGCGGTAAATTTCGCGTCAACGCAAACCACAAGCTCATCGACGCCTGGCTCCTCGCGCTCTGTACCGCTTGCGGGGAAACTGCAAAGCTCACGGTCCTGGAGCGGATGAATGTGCGCTCCGTACGACCTGAGCTGCTGGACCGGCTGCATGACAACGACGCTGGCCTGACAGCTGAGCTGCTCCAGGATCCGGTCGTGCGGCGCCGAAATCGCATCACCCTCGACTGGGACAACGCCTGGCGCCTCGACACCGGCGGATCGGATCACCTGGGCCGCGAAGCGATCGACGTCTCGGTCCGCTTTGCGGCGCGGATTCCTGTCCGGCCGGTGCGACTGATCGCTGAAGGGTTCGGTCTTTCACGGGCCGAGGTCGAGAGACTGATCACGGAGGGGAATCTCGTTTCGGCAGTCCGGCTGAGCGGCAAGCTCTCCGGCGACTTCACCTTCACGCTCAAGCGCTGA
- a CDS encoding CrcB family protein: MNWLLVIVGAMVGAPTRYLTDRAVQKRHDTDRRRRVFPWGTFTVNGVGCLILGLLSGAVAAGVASPHVQLLLGTGLCGALTTYPTFSYETLRPAEDGAGLYAAANVIAGPVAGLGAVSAGVPFADALWV, encoded by the coding sequence GTGAACTGGCTGCTCGTCATCGTCGGGGCCATGGTCGGCGCACCGACGCGGTATCTGACCGACCGGGCCGTGCAGAAGCGGCACGACACGGACCGGCGGCGTCGTGTCTTCCCCTGGGGCACGTTCACCGTGAACGGGGTCGGCTGCCTGATCCTGGGTCTGCTGTCCGGCGCGGTGGCGGCCGGGGTCGCTTCCCCGCACGTGCAGTTGCTGCTCGGTACCGGGCTGTGCGGGGCGTTGACGACGTACCCGACGTTCTCGTACGAGACGCTGCGGCCGGCCGAGGACGGGGCCGGGCTCTACGCCGCCGCCAACGTCATCGCGGGCCCGGTGGCCGGCCTCGGGGCAGTGTCCGCCGGTGTGCCGTTCGCGGACGCGCTGTGGGTGTGA
- a CDS encoding LacI family DNA-binding transcriptional regulator, whose translation MADVAERAGVSTSTVSRTLRGLSTVSSEVRARVEEAARELNFAVSRQAASLVTGRTGNVAVLVPTLNAWFMGSALSSLAPLLRAAGMELIVYVIPDMAERISFFERLPARRNADALLVFSFDLTDEETERLDNLGMPVIYVSQHVDGRPSVYVDDVAGALHGTRHLLNLGHRRIAFVQTVGASGFSFSSNERLLGYQQALTEAGVPLDEDLVVATPVGDKRSIAEAVGKLLSLREPPTAVFAEQDEVAAAVIRTLRRTQIAVPERISVLGFDDQPLADWFDLSTVAQSPSDIGRAAGELALRLIDDSEAEHERHVVLPTHVIPRATTAPAPRPQDEQDARGESLHG comes from the coding sequence ATGGCCGACGTGGCCGAACGGGCCGGGGTCTCCACATCCACCGTCTCGCGCACCCTGCGGGGCCTGTCCACCGTCTCGTCCGAGGTACGCGCCCGCGTCGAGGAGGCCGCCCGCGAGCTGAACTTCGCCGTGTCGCGGCAGGCTGCAAGCCTTGTCACCGGCAGGACCGGGAACGTGGCCGTACTCGTCCCCACGCTCAACGCGTGGTTCATGGGGTCGGCCCTGTCCAGCCTGGCCCCGCTGCTGCGGGCGGCGGGCATGGAACTGATCGTGTACGTGATACCCGACATGGCCGAGCGCATCTCGTTCTTCGAACGGCTCCCGGCCCGGCGCAACGCGGACGCGCTGCTCGTGTTCTCCTTCGACCTCACCGACGAGGAGACCGAGCGCCTGGACAACCTCGGTATGCCCGTCATCTACGTCAGCCAGCATGTCGACGGGCGGCCCAGCGTCTACGTCGACGACGTGGCGGGTGCTCTGCACGGTACCCGCCACCTGCTCAACCTCGGCCACCGCCGGATCGCCTTCGTCCAGACCGTGGGCGCCAGCGGCTTCTCCTTCAGCTCCAACGAGCGGCTGCTCGGCTACCAGCAAGCGCTCACCGAAGCGGGCGTCCCCCTCGACGAGGACCTGGTGGTCGCCACTCCGGTCGGCGACAAGCGCAGCATCGCCGAGGCCGTCGGGAAGCTGTTGAGCCTGCGCGAGCCGCCCACCGCGGTCTTCGCCGAACAGGACGAGGTCGCGGCCGCGGTCATCAGGACCCTGCGCAGGACGCAGATCGCGGTGCCGGAACGCATCTCCGTCCTCGGCTTCGACGACCAGCCGCTCGCCGACTGGTTCGACCTGTCCACGGTGGCCCAGTCACCCTCGGACATCGGCCGTGCGGCCGGCGAACTGGCCCTGAGGCTCATCGACGACTCCGAGGCGGAACACGAGCGGCATGTCGTCCTGCCCACCCATGTGATCCCTCGGGCCACCACCGCGCCGGCGCCTCGTCCGCAGGACGAGCAGGATGCCCGCGGCGAGTCGCTGCACGGATGA
- a CDS encoding spermidine synthase — translation MNLTGTRQTDHSVRWRLLLASATMLFVELALIRWAGANVVHLSYFSNFILLGSFLGIGIGFLTPATRGQWLTRWAPVPLAILVILVREFPVQVRQSSGQVIYFTAVKTTGFPEWVTLPAIFLLTAVIMAAIGKIAADLFRRLPSLDAYRYDLLGSITGSVSFALVSWLRAPSVVWGVLAAAALLILGGRRNTVRYGVPLMAMTAVLFVETATAGISWSPYYKIQLTPLASTTREYRISANGVPHQSIAPLPVLMQRNSPYRQPYDRTPGNPHQRVLVIGAGNGNDVAVALAHGARRVDAVEIDPRLQQIGAQLHPAKPYDDPRVHVYINDGRAFLERTNAKYDLVVLALPDSLTLVAGASNLRLESYLFTRQAFEAARDHLAPNGAFAMYNYYRTSWLVDRFAGSLDDIYGHAPCMTTFGKNAAVLVTGMTTTDQSCRQIWQPSGAVPAAASDDHPFPYLLHRDIPTLYLGALGAILLVTLLAVRLTGVRIRSTVRYSDMFLMGAAFMLLETKNVIGFALYFGTTWLVNALVFIGVLLAVLAAVEIRRRLRRVNQPALQLLLFATLAAAWLVPAHAVLSLPFAGRLAAAIGLAFAPIFCANLIFSDRLALAADPTSAFGANLLGALTGGALEYLALVTGYQALLLIVALLYLGACIAMRFAGRGPGAQSPAVPDETVALNSR, via the coding sequence GTGAACCTGACCGGAACCAGACAGACCGACCACTCCGTGCGCTGGAGGCTGCTGCTGGCCAGCGCCACCATGCTCTTCGTCGAGCTGGCGCTGATCAGATGGGCGGGCGCCAACGTCGTCCACCTCAGCTACTTCTCGAACTTCATCCTGCTGGGATCGTTCCTGGGCATCGGCATCGGGTTCCTGACCCCCGCCACGCGCGGGCAGTGGCTCACACGATGGGCACCGGTGCCGCTCGCGATTCTCGTCATCCTGGTACGCGAGTTTCCGGTGCAGGTGCGTCAAAGCAGCGGCCAGGTCATCTACTTCACCGCTGTGAAGACCACCGGCTTTCCCGAGTGGGTGACGCTGCCGGCCATCTTCCTGCTCACCGCGGTGATCATGGCTGCTATCGGCAAGATCGCCGCCGATCTCTTCCGCCGACTCCCCTCGCTCGACGCCTACCGCTACGACCTGCTCGGCAGCATCACCGGCTCGGTGTCCTTCGCCCTGGTGTCCTGGCTCCGCGCTCCGTCGGTCGTATGGGGCGTACTCGCCGCCGCTGCCCTGCTGATCCTCGGCGGGCGACGCAACACCGTGCGGTACGGCGTCCCCCTGATGGCGATGACCGCCGTGCTGTTCGTGGAGACGGCGACGGCCGGTATCTCCTGGTCGCCCTACTACAAGATCCAGCTCACGCCGTTGGCGTCCACCACGCGGGAGTATCGCATCTCCGCCAACGGCGTCCCGCACCAGAGCATCGCGCCGCTCCCGGTGCTGATGCAAAGGAACTCGCCCTATCGGCAGCCGTACGACCGTACGCCCGGCAATCCGCACCAGCGCGTGCTGGTCATCGGGGCCGGCAACGGCAATGACGTCGCGGTCGCGCTGGCGCACGGAGCGCGGCGCGTGGACGCGGTCGAGATCGATCCCCGGCTGCAGCAGATCGGCGCACAGCTGCACCCCGCGAAGCCGTACGACGACCCCCGGGTGCACGTCTACATCAACGACGGACGGGCTTTCCTGGAGCGGACGAACGCCAAGTACGACCTCGTCGTCCTGGCGCTGCCGGACTCGCTGACGCTGGTGGCCGGGGCGAGCAATCTGCGCCTGGAGAGCTACCTGTTCACCCGGCAGGCGTTCGAGGCCGCGCGCGATCACCTGGCGCCGAACGGCGCGTTCGCCATGTACAACTACTACCGGACGAGCTGGCTGGTCGACCGCTTCGCCGGCTCTCTCGATGACATCTACGGCCACGCCCCCTGCATGACGACATTCGGCAAGAACGCGGCCGTGCTGGTGACCGGGATGACGACCACCGACCAGTCGTGCCGGCAGATCTGGCAGCCCAGCGGCGCGGTCCCGGCAGCCGCGAGCGACGACCACCCTTTCCCGTATCTGCTCCACCGGGACATTCCCACGCTCTACCTGGGCGCGCTGGGTGCGATTCTGCTGGTGACACTCCTGGCGGTGCGCCTGACCGGGGTCCGGATCCGAAGCACGGTCCGCTACAGCGACATGTTCCTGATGGGCGCGGCCTTCATGTTGCTCGAAACGAAGAACGTGATCGGCTTCGCGCTCTACTTCGGTACGACCTGGCTGGTCAACGCCCTGGTCTTCATCGGCGTCCTGCTCGCCGTCCTCGCGGCGGTCGAGATCCGGCGCCGGCTGCGGCGGGTCAACCAGCCGGCACTGCAACTCCTGCTTTTCGCCACCCTCGCGGCAGCCTGGCTCGTCCCTGCGCACGCCGTGCTCTCGCTGCCCTTCGCCGGCCGGCTCGCCGCCGCCATCGGCCTGGCCTTCGCCCCCATCTTCTGCGCCAACCTCATCTTCTCGGACCGCCTCGCGCTCGCCGCGGACCCGACATCCGCGTTCGGCGCGAATCTGCTGGGCGCGCTGACCGGGGGCGCGCTGGAATATCTGGCGCTGGTGACGGGCTATCAGGCGCTGCTGCTGATCGTCGCCCTGCTGTACCTGGGGGCGTGCATCGCCATGCGGTTCGCCGGGCGCGGGCCGGGCGCGCAGTCACCGGCGGTGCCGGACGAGACGGTGGCCCTCAACAGCCGGTAG
- a CDS encoding ABC transporter substrate-binding protein, with protein MKTNTPKTTTRAVRCSAALAVGGLLLTACGSSGGSGSGQEGTASFEGRGPISYVAGKDTTGTVQPTIDRWNKLHPKEKVTFIQLPTDADAQRQQMIQNAETKADAYTVLSLDVVWTSEFAAHQWIDKLPEQQFRLSKMLRPAVETAKYRGGLYAVPASSDGGMLYYRTDLLKKAGISEPPATWAQMTADCAKVTKPAEAKGMSCYAGQFQKYEGLTVNFSEAVNSAGGTVTDASGKPDVDTPEAKKGLDFLVGSVKDGTIPKEAITYQEEDGRQAFQSGKLLFLRNWPYVYALAAKSGIAGKYAVAPLPGLNGPGSSSRGGHNMAVSSYAKNKATALDFIKFMTSEETTATFLKDASLAPPYASLYDDPTLIKQYPYLPVLKQSILHAVPRPRVVQYGDVTSAVQQEAYAALTGTKSSAQALKDLQQDLQKSTAQ; from the coding sequence GTGAAGACCAATACCCCCAAGACCACCACCAGAGCGGTTCGGTGTTCGGCCGCGCTCGCCGTCGGCGGGCTCCTCCTCACCGCCTGCGGCTCCTCCGGAGGCAGCGGCTCCGGGCAGGAGGGGACGGCCTCCTTCGAGGGGCGCGGCCCCATCAGCTATGTGGCCGGCAAGGACACCACCGGCACCGTCCAACCGACCATCGATCGCTGGAACAAGCTGCACCCGAAGGAGAAGGTCACCTTCATCCAGCTGCCGACGGACGCGGACGCGCAGCGCCAGCAGATGATCCAGAACGCGGAGACGAAGGCCGACGCCTATACGGTGCTCTCCCTCGACGTCGTGTGGACCTCGGAGTTCGCCGCCCACCAGTGGATCGACAAGCTGCCCGAGCAGCAGTTCCGGCTGAGCAAGATGCTGCGGCCGGCAGTGGAGACGGCCAAGTACCGCGGCGGCCTGTACGCGGTCCCGGCCAGTTCCGACGGAGGAATGCTGTACTACCGCACCGACCTGCTGAAGAAGGCAGGCATCAGCGAACCGCCGGCGACATGGGCGCAGATGACGGCTGACTGCGCAAAGGTCACGAAGCCGGCCGAGGCCAAGGGCATGTCGTGCTACGCCGGGCAGTTCCAGAAGTACGAGGGCCTGACGGTGAACTTCTCCGAGGCCGTCAACTCGGCCGGCGGCACCGTCACCGACGCGAGCGGCAAGCCGGACGTCGACACCCCCGAGGCGAAGAAGGGCCTGGACTTCCTCGTCGGCTCCGTCAAGGACGGCACGATCCCCAAGGAAGCCATCACCTACCAGGAGGAGGACGGCCGCCAGGCGTTCCAGTCCGGAAAGCTGCTCTTCCTGCGCAACTGGCCCTACGTGTACGCCCTGGCCGCCAAGAGCGGCATCGCGGGGAAGTACGCGGTCGCACCGCTGCCCGGCCTGAACGGGCCCGGCTCCTCCAGCCGGGGCGGCCACAACATGGCCGTGTCGTCCTACGCCAAGAACAAGGCGACGGCCCTGGACTTCATCAAGTTCATGACCAGTGAGGAGACCACGGCCACGTTCCTCAAGGACGCCTCCCTCGCCCCGCCGTACGCCTCCCTGTACGACGACCCGACGCTGATCAAGCAGTACCCGTACCTGCCCGTCCTGAAGCAGTCGATCCTGCACGCCGTGCCGCGCCCGCGCGTCGTGCAGTACGGCGACGTGACCTCGGCGGTCCAGCAGGAGGCGTACGCCGCCCTGACCGGCACCAAGAGCAGCGCGCAGGCGCTGAAGGACCTTCAGCAGGATCTGCAGAAGTCCACGGCGCAGTGA